Proteins co-encoded in one Spiroplasma gladiatoris genomic window:
- a CDS encoding PTS sugar transporter subunit IIA has translation MGLFTKNKNLEVFAPVDGEIIELSSVEDEVFAEGMLGDGLAFVPANGDFYAPIDGKLVTVFPSGHAYGIANKNGVEILLHIGIDTVSLEGKGFDVKVKQDQSVKVGDLLVNVDLKEVASKVPSIQTPLIFTTDSMSGKQIEIVKTGKVAKGDLIAIIK, from the coding sequence ATGGGATTATTTACAAAAAATAAAAATTTAGAAGTATTCGCGCCAGTTGATGGTGAGATTATTGAACTTTCATCAGTTGAAGATGAAGTATTTGCAGAAGGTATGCTTGGTGATGGACTTGCTTTTGTACCAGCTAATGGTGATTTTTATGCACCAATCGATGGTAAATTAGTAACAGTTTTTCCATCAGGACACGCTTATGGAATTGCTAATAAAAATGGTGTAGAAATTTTATTACACATTGGAATAGATACAGTTTCATTAGAAGGTAAAGGTTTTGATGTTAAAGTTAAGCAAGATCAATCTGTGAAAGTAGGAGATTTACTTGTTAATGTTGATTTAAAAGAAGTTGCTTCAAAAGTACCATCAATTCAAACTCCGTTAATTTTTACAACAGATTCAATGAGTGGAAAGCAAATTGAAATTGTAAAAACAGGTAAAGTTGCTAAGGGAGATTTAATCGCTATTATTAAATAA